In one Echinicola marina genomic region, the following are encoded:
- a CDS encoding SDR family NAD(P)-dependent oxidoreductase, producing MEISLSNQRILVTGASRGIGKAIAKRLSDYGAEVLLHYHKNLSAAQELQETLPNPSHLVPCDLSDLEQVKGWLPSLVDKYGKIDAVINNAGMAKSISDEADTHEWISTWLETMTVNVHSLAIISKEFINHARLNKNGRLIMISSRAAFRGDTPDYLAYAASKSALIGFTRSVARYYGKEGIRAFIIAPGFVRTDMAQDFIDQYGADFAIKDIALERLTEPKDIAPMVCLLCSGLADHATGSTIDFNAGSYVH from the coding sequence ATGGAGATTTCCCTTTCAAATCAAAGAATATTGGTTACAGGAGCTTCTCGAGGAATTGGAAAAGCCATTGCGAAAAGGCTTTCGGATTACGGCGCTGAAGTACTCTTACACTACCATAAAAACCTATCTGCTGCCCAAGAACTTCAAGAGACCTTGCCCAATCCATCTCATTTAGTCCCTTGCGATTTGTCTGATTTGGAACAAGTGAAAGGCTGGTTGCCCAGTTTAGTGGATAAATATGGGAAAATAGATGCAGTCATCAATAATGCTGGCATGGCCAAATCCATTTCTGATGAAGCAGATACGCATGAATGGATTTCGACATGGTTGGAGACCATGACAGTGAATGTCCATTCATTGGCTATTATAAGTAAGGAGTTTATTAACCATGCCCGATTGAATAAGAATGGAAGGCTGATAATGATCAGTTCAAGGGCAGCCTTTAGGGGAGATACCCCAGATTATTTGGCTTATGCTGCTTCCAAATCTGCTTTAATAGGCTTTACTCGATCTGTTGCGCGTTATTATGGAAAGGAAGGAATCCGGGCTTTTATCATCGCACCTGGATTTGTACGTACCGATATGGCCCAGGACTTTATCGATCAGTATGGAGCCGATTTTGCGATTAAGGATATCGCTTTGGAGCGATTGACGGAGCCTAAGGATATCGCCCCCATGGTATGTTTACTGTGTTCAGGCTTGGCAGACCATGCCACTGGAAGTACCATAGATTTTAATGCTGGATCTTATGTACATTAG
- a CDS encoding acetylserotonin O-methyltransferase, translating to MNSDQVTPEKILQIGMGFFASKALLVAVKMGLFTFLSFGKQSVQAIQEKLGLDDRALYDFLDALVSLGFLEREGIKSGAYYSNSPDANQFLDRNKPSYIGGILEMANNRLYPFWNNLEEALKSGKPQNEAKGAQGSIFEMVYADETKLREFLNAMAGIQRGNFIMFANEFDFSPYFTHCDIGGAGGYLAAQIALNNAHMSCISFDLEPVSPIALDNIRSMGLEERVKVQSGDFFEDNFPKVDVITMGNILHDWGKEDKKMLIRKAYEALPEGGALVIIENIIDNERRDNTFGLLMSLNMLIETEAGYDFSMGDFEELAKEAGFKEVSLMRLIGPTSAAVAKK from the coding sequence ATGAATTCAGATCAAGTCACCCCCGAGAAAATCCTACAGATTGGAATGGGCTTTTTTGCCAGTAAGGCCTTGCTCGTCGCCGTAAAAATGGGACTTTTTACCTTTTTATCCTTTGGGAAACAATCTGTCCAGGCCATTCAAGAAAAACTGGGTTTGGACGATAGGGCTTTATATGATTTCTTGGATGCATTGGTTTCACTTGGGTTTTTGGAAAGAGAAGGGATTAAATCTGGTGCCTATTATTCTAATTCGCCCGATGCTAATCAATTTTTAGATAGGAATAAGCCCAGTTATATTGGAGGAATTTTGGAAATGGCCAATAACAGGCTTTATCCCTTTTGGAATAATCTGGAAGAAGCTTTAAAAAGCGGAAAGCCCCAAAATGAAGCCAAAGGAGCTCAAGGATCCATTTTTGAAATGGTCTATGCGGATGAAACTAAATTAAGGGAGTTCTTGAATGCGATGGCTGGCATACAGAGGGGGAATTTTATCATGTTTGCCAATGAGTTTGATTTTTCCCCCTATTTCACCCATTGTGACATTGGAGGTGCAGGAGGATATCTGGCGGCTCAGATAGCCTTGAACAATGCCCATATGAGTTGTATTTCCTTCGATTTAGAACCCGTTTCGCCCATTGCTTTGGATAATATTCGTTCTATGGGATTGGAAGAGCGAGTGAAAGTCCAATCAGGTGATTTTTTTGAGGACAATTTTCCAAAAGTGGATGTAATAACGATGGGAAATATTTTGCATGATTGGGGAAAAGAAGATAAGAAAATGCTAATCAGAAAGGCTTATGAGGCATTGCCTGAAGGAGGAGCCTTGGTCATCATTGAAAATATCATTGACAACGAGCGTAGAGACAATACTTTTGGTCTTTTGATGTCCTTGAATATGTTGATAGAGACTGAGGCTGGTTATGATTTTAGTATGGGTGATTTTGAAGAATTGGCTAAGGAAGCGGGATTTAAGGAGGTTTCTTTGATGCGACTTATAGGGCCTACCAGTGCAGCCGTAGCCAAAAAGTGA
- a CDS encoding VOC family protein → MKLGAFSISLSVKDIKASKVFYEKLGFEVFAGDLGKNYLIMKNGNALIGLFQGMFEQNILTFNPGWDENANTLKDFDDVRKIQEHVKKAGIVPEQEVDESGSGPGSVVLIDPDGNPVLIDQHV, encoded by the coding sequence ATGAAATTAGGCGCTTTTTCCATAAGTCTTAGTGTAAAGGATATTAAGGCTTCCAAGGTTTTTTATGAAAAATTGGGATTTGAAGTTTTTGCTGGAGATTTGGGAAAGAACTACCTGATCATGAAAAATGGCAATGCTTTGATCGGTCTATTTCAGGGGATGTTTGAGCAGAATATCCTGACCTTTAATCCTGGATGGGATGAGAACGCCAATACCCTAAAGGATTTTGATGATGTGAGGAAAATTCAGGAGCATGTAAAAAAAGCAGGAATCGTACCTGAGCAGGAAGTGGATGAATCAGGATCTGGGCCGGGAAGTGTTGTGCTTATTGATCCGGACGGAAATCCAGTGTTGATAGATCAGCATGTGTGA
- a CDS encoding cupin domain-containing protein — MEIQQIIEKLGLEPHPEGGFFKEVYRSTGEIDQGSLSEDFIGKRNYSTSIYFMLTSDTFSAFHRIHQDEIWHFYKGSPIRLHCLSPDGIHEEFIIGSDLENGQVPQLIVPAGYWFAAEVLEENTFALVGCTVSPGFDFRDFELAEREKLAEAYPDHKTLIEQFTRE, encoded by the coding sequence ATGGAAATTCAGCAAATAATAGAAAAATTAGGATTGGAACCGCACCCCGAGGGTGGTTTTTTTAAGGAAGTTTATAGAAGTACGGGGGAAATTGATCAAGGAAGTTTGTCTGAGGACTTTATTGGAAAAAGAAACTATTCCACCAGCATTTACTTTATGTTGACCTCAGATACATTTTCGGCTTTTCACCGTATCCATCAAGATGAAATATGGCATTTTTATAAGGGCTCTCCTATTCGACTTCATTGCCTATCTCCGGATGGAATTCATGAGGAATTTATTATCGGTTCCGATTTAGAAAATGGGCAGGTTCCCCAATTAATAGTTCCTGCTGGATATTGGTTTGCTGCTGAAGTGCTTGAGGAGAATACTTTTGCCTTGGTGGGCTGTACAGTGTCCCCAGGGTTTGATTTTAGGGATTTTGAATTGGCGGAACGGGAAAAATTAGCTGAAGCCTATCCCGATCATAAGACTTTGATTGAGCAGTTTACTAGAGAATGA
- a CDS encoding ComF family protein, with amino-acid sequence MTSYHLRPQNNDLAIKVYGLSQVSNVMSYLRFTKKGTSQKLLHQLKYRNKPELGQVLGRLYGQSLLESGFQVCWDAILAVPLHPLKEKRRGYNQSLQFALGLAGVLDIEVMHGLKRTRFTSTQTKKSRLERIENVEGVFSVLSSEEIKGKTLLLVDDVMTTGATLAACANILLEAGADQVDLAVIAAGK; translated from the coding sequence GTGACCAGTTATCATCTTCGTCCACAAAATAATGACCTGGCCATTAAGGTTTATGGACTTAGCCAAGTAAGCAATGTGATGTCCTATCTGAGGTTTACCAAAAAAGGAACCAGCCAAAAGTTGCTTCATCAGCTGAAATACAGAAATAAACCGGAATTGGGACAGGTATTGGGGAGATTATATGGGCAGAGCTTGTTGGAAAGCGGTTTTCAGGTGTGTTGGGATGCTATTCTGGCAGTGCCTCTCCATCCTCTTAAGGAAAAGCGGCGAGGTTATAACCAAAGTCTTCAATTTGCCCTGGGCTTGGCTGGTGTTTTGGATATTGAGGTGATGCATGGTCTTAAAAGAACGCGCTTTACTTCCACGCAGACCAAAAAGTCCCGATTGGAAAGGATAGAGAATGTAGAAGGGGTTTTTTCGGTTTTATCATCAGAAGAAATAAAGGGGAAAACGCTGCTTCTGGTAGATGATGTGATGACTACCGGTGCCACACTGGCAGCTTGCGCAAATATCCTTTTGGAGGCAGGTGCAGATCAGGTAGATTTAGCTGTGATTGCTGCAGGGAAATGA
- a CDS encoding carboxymuconolactone decarboxylase family protein has protein sequence MNLVDEFNEYRAKMNEKILGEDNKVLKRIFNLDTNAFTEGTVDIKSKEMIGLACSMVLRCDDCVRYHLGKCHELGLSKEQVFEVFSIANLIGGTIVIPHLRRAVEYWEELEQQKG, from the coding sequence ATGAATTTAGTAGACGAATTCAACGAGTACCGCGCCAAGATGAACGAAAAGATCCTTGGAGAAGACAATAAAGTGTTGAAGCGCATTTTTAACTTGGACACGAATGCCTTTACTGAGGGAACAGTGGACATTAAATCAAAAGAAATGATCGGCTTGGCTTGTTCGATGGTATTGAGATGTGATGATTGTGTGCGCTATCATCTCGGCAAATGCCATGAACTTGGTCTCAGCAAAGAACAGGTTTTTGAAGTGTTTTCTATTGCCAACCTAATCGGTGGAACCATAGTTATCCCACATCTGCGCAGAGCCGTAGAATACTGGGAAGAGCTAGAACAACAAAAAGGATAA
- a CDS encoding exodeoxyribonuclease III produces MNIVSYNVNGIRAAMRKGFAEWLAEYSPDIIGLQEIKATEDQIEINLLEDLGYHSYWYPAVKKGYSGVAILSKVKPKHIEYGMGVQAFDDEGRMIRADYEDFSFISAYFPSGTTGGPRQDFKYEFLDEIHGYSQDLSKKFPNLILSGDYNICHKAIDIHNPIANKNTSGFLPEERAWMDKFTTSGFDDSFRVINPGPHQYSWWSYRANARANNKGWRIDYHMTSSPMKERIKDAAILADVVHSDHCPISLVIE; encoded by the coding sequence ATGAATATCGTATCCTATAATGTCAACGGAATTAGAGCAGCCATGAGAAAAGGTTTTGCAGAATGGCTCGCAGAATATTCCCCTGACATCATCGGATTACAGGAAATAAAGGCAACAGAAGACCAAATAGAAATCAATCTACTAGAAGATTTAGGTTATCACAGCTATTGGTATCCTGCAGTAAAAAAAGGTTATAGTGGAGTAGCCATTTTAAGTAAGGTAAAACCAAAACATATTGAATATGGTATGGGCGTCCAAGCTTTTGATGACGAAGGAAGGATGATCAGAGCTGATTATGAAGATTTTTCATTTATCAGTGCCTATTTTCCCTCTGGGACAACAGGTGGCCCAAGACAAGATTTCAAATATGAATTCTTAGATGAAATCCATGGATATAGTCAAGACCTGAGCAAAAAATTCCCTAACTTGATACTTAGCGGAGATTATAACATATGTCATAAGGCCATTGATATCCATAATCCCATAGCCAATAAAAACACTTCTGGTTTTCTACCTGAAGAAAGGGCATGGATGGACAAGTTCACCACCTCTGGTTTTGATGATAGCTTCAGAGTAATCAACCCTGGCCCTCATCAGTATTCATGGTGGAGCTATAGGGCCAATGCGCGCGCCAATAATAAAGGATGGAGAATAGATTACCATATGACGAGTAGTCCAATGAAAGAAAGAATTAAAGATGCAGCAATACTGGCAGATGTGGTACATTCAGATCATTGCCCCATCTCACTGGTAATAGAATAG
- a CDS encoding ATP-binding protein codes for MKSIKISIPSLIENIKIIESFIDNAKEKFQINDDIYGNIMISVTECVSNAIIHGNRGDAQKTVKLELTFLEDQLKFIIEDEGKGFDFDNLQDPTSPENIEKSGGRGVFIMKNLCDEVKFEEAGKKTVLTFYMN; via the coding sequence ATGAAATCAATAAAAATTTCTATCCCTTCTCTGATTGAGAACATAAAGATCATAGAAAGCTTCATTGACAATGCGAAAGAAAAATTCCAAATCAATGATGACATCTATGGAAATATCATGATTTCAGTAACGGAATGTGTCAGCAATGCCATCATCCATGGAAATCGGGGAGACGCCCAAAAGACTGTAAAACTGGAACTCACTTTCCTCGAAGACCAATTAAAGTTTATTATTGAAGACGAAGGCAAAGGCTTTGACTTCGACAACTTGCAAGACCCGACCTCACCAGAAAACATTGAAAAATCAGGAGGAAGGGGAGTATTTATCATGAAAAACCTTTGTGACGAAGTCAAATTTGAAGAAGCAGGAAAGAAAACAGTATTAACTTTCTACATGAATTAA
- the ybeY gene encoding rRNA maturation RNase YbeY — protein MAINFFQEDIKYNLPQKNLSKKWLRHIAQKEGFTISDLNYIFCTDEYLHQINIEYLNHDTYTDIITFDNSEEENKIESDIFISIERVKENSKTEGQEFQKEILRVLSHGILHLCGYKDKSKEEALLMRKKEDESIDFFLRLAEQKQSST, from the coding sequence ATGGCCATTAATTTCTTCCAAGAAGACATCAAATACAATCTTCCTCAGAAAAATTTAAGCAAGAAATGGTTAAGACATATCGCTCAAAAAGAAGGCTTTACCATCTCCGACTTAAACTATATATTCTGCACCGATGAATACCTACATCAAATAAATATAGAATACCTGAACCATGACACCTATACAGACATCATCACCTTTGATAATTCCGAAGAAGAAAATAAAATCGAGAGTGATATCTTCATCAGTATAGAAAGGGTCAAAGAAAATTCCAAAACAGAAGGTCAAGAATTTCAAAAAGAAATACTTAGAGTATTAAGTCATGGAATCCTCCATCTCTGTGGATACAAAGACAAATCAAAAGAAGAAGCGCTATTAATGAGAAAAAAAGAAGACGAATCCATAGACTTCTTTCTTCGATTAGCAGAACAAAAACAAAGTTCCACGTGA
- the mnmG gene encoding tRNA uridine-5-carboxymethylaminomethyl(34) synthesis enzyme MnmG, whose amino-acid sequence MFPEYDVIVVGAGHAGCEAAHAAAKMGSSVLLCTMNMNTIAQMSCNPAMGGVAKGQIVREIDALGGQSGIISDKSMIQFRMLNRSKGPAMWSPRSQNDRMRFAEEWRLALERTPNVDFWQEMITGLIVKDKRVIGVKTSIGLEIKAKSVVLTNGTFLNGLIHIGEKQFGGGRTGEAAARGITEQLVELGFEAGRMKTGTPPRVDGRSLDYSKMEVQYGDEHPEKFSFSDETSPLKEQRTCWITYTNKEVHETLETGFDRSPMFNGRIQGLGPRYCPSIEDKINRFAERDRHQIFVEPEGWDTVEIYVNGFSTSLPEDVQYKAIRKIQGFENCKMFRPGYAIEYDFFPPTQLKLTLETQLVENLFFAGQINGTTGYEEAASQGLIAGMNAAQKVKEEAPFILKRSDAYIGVLIDDLINKGTEEPYRMFTSRAEFRLLLRQDNADLRLTQLGHKVGLASDERLDKMMDKKNDTAKLINDLKQKKLSPESINTGLEDLQTASIKEKITVEKLLKRPQLGLQTIKNLDEELNSYLNKYPKEVLEQAEIQVKYNSYIEKEQQMVEKLNNMENFKIPLDFDYLSVPALSAEGKQKLNKVRPETLGQASRISGVSPADLSILTVYLGR is encoded by the coding sequence ATGTTTCCAGAATACGACGTAATAGTAGTAGGGGCAGGTCATGCGGGTTGTGAAGCAGCACATGCAGCAGCAAAGATGGGGAGTTCAGTGCTTTTATGTACCATGAATATGAACACTATTGCCCAAATGTCATGCAATCCAGCTATGGGTGGTGTAGCAAAAGGGCAAATCGTTAGGGAAATTGACGCACTTGGTGGTCAATCCGGTATTATTTCCGATAAATCCATGATCCAATTCCGTATGCTGAACCGATCTAAAGGTCCAGCTATGTGGTCTCCAAGATCACAGAATGATAGAATGCGTTTTGCGGAAGAATGGAGATTGGCATTAGAAAGGACGCCAAATGTAGATTTTTGGCAAGAAATGATTACTGGTTTGATCGTAAAAGACAAACGCGTAATAGGAGTAAAGACCAGCATAGGTCTGGAAATAAAAGCAAAATCCGTAGTACTTACCAACGGTACATTTTTGAATGGACTTATCCATATTGGTGAAAAACAATTCGGTGGTGGTAGAACAGGTGAAGCCGCAGCAAGAGGAATAACAGAACAGCTTGTAGAATTAGGTTTCGAAGCAGGTAGAATGAAGACAGGTACTCCACCCAGGGTAGATGGAAGGAGCTTGGATTACTCTAAAATGGAAGTGCAATATGGCGATGAACACCCTGAAAAGTTTTCTTTTTCGGATGAAACCTCTCCTCTAAAAGAGCAAAGAACCTGTTGGATTACCTACACCAATAAAGAGGTGCACGAAACTTTGGAGACTGGTTTCGATAGATCTCCTATGTTTAATGGTAGAATACAAGGCTTAGGACCTCGATATTGTCCCTCTATTGAAGATAAAATCAACCGTTTTGCAGAACGCGATAGGCATCAAATATTCGTGGAACCAGAAGGTTGGGATACAGTAGAGATATACGTTAATGGCTTCTCTACTTCCCTGCCTGAAGATGTTCAATATAAAGCCATCCGTAAAATACAAGGTTTTGAAAATTGTAAGATGTTCCGTCCTGGCTATGCCATTGAATATGATTTCTTTCCTCCTACTCAGTTAAAACTTACGTTGGAAACACAGTTGGTAGAGAATCTATTCTTTGCCGGACAAATCAATGGGACTACCGGTTATGAAGAAGCCGCCTCCCAAGGGTTAATTGCAGGGATGAATGCAGCACAAAAGGTCAAGGAAGAAGCGCCTTTTATTCTAAAAAGATCAGATGCCTACATCGGTGTACTGATAGATGACCTCATCAATAAGGGTACCGAAGAACCTTATAGGATGTTTACCAGCAGGGCAGAGTTCAGACTATTACTAAGGCAAGACAATGCAGATCTCCGATTGACCCAATTAGGCCATAAAGTTGGTCTGGCATCAGATGAAAGACTCGATAAAATGATGGACAAAAAGAACGATACTGCTAAACTGATCAATGATCTAAAGCAGAAAAAGCTAAGTCCTGAAAGCATCAATACAGGTTTAGAAGATCTACAGACTGCTTCTATCAAAGAAAAAATAACGGTAGAAAAACTATTGAAAAGACCTCAGCTAGGTTTACAAACTATAAAGAATTTAGATGAGGAATTAAATAGCTACCTAAACAAATACCCAAAAGAGGTATTGGAGCAGGCAGAAATCCAGGTCAAATATAATAGCTATATAGAGAAGGAACAGCAGATGGTAGAAAAGCTTAATAATATGGAGAATTTCAAAATACCTCTTGACTTCGACTACTTATCTGTACCAGCTCTATCCGCGGAGGGCAAACAAAAACTTAATAAAGTAAGACCAGAAACCCTAGGACAAGCATCCAGAATCAGTGGCGTATCACCTGCTGATTTATCCATACTCACAGTATATTTAGGAAGATAA
- a CDS encoding class I SAM-dependent methyltransferase, with product MYERLTKCPLCQSGLFINHLVVKDHSVSQESFTICKCNNCNFLFTNPRPDQKHIGDYYKSEDYISHTDKSTNLVNFIYKQVRKFTLKQKVNWINKYSNKKGRLLDFGCGTGHFLNQAKQDGWQCIGHEPSKDAAIIARNNFKLSIYDNTQGLNKEKKFDAITLFHVLEHVHDLSGTMELLLNRLKKRGTLYLAVPNYDAYDSKQFKEDWASLDVPRHLYHFTQETMQFLADEFNLRIIAREPMPFDSYYVSILSNSIKYKRKNLINSFITGYKSNKKAKKNNNNYSSILFILKKK from the coding sequence ATGTACGAAAGATTAACCAAATGTCCACTTTGTCAAAGTGGACTTTTTATTAATCATTTGGTGGTAAAGGATCATAGCGTTTCGCAAGAATCCTTTACCATTTGCAAATGTAATAACTGCAATTTTTTATTTACCAATCCTAGACCAGACCAGAAACATATTGGTGATTACTATAAGTCAGAAGACTATATTTCCCATACTGATAAATCCACCAATCTGGTCAACTTTATTTACAAGCAAGTAAGGAAATTCACACTAAAGCAAAAGGTTAACTGGATCAATAAATACAGTAATAAGAAGGGAAGACTTTTGGATTTTGGATGTGGTACAGGACATTTTCTCAACCAAGCAAAACAAGATGGTTGGCAATGCATTGGCCACGAACCTAGCAAAGATGCAGCAATAATTGCCAGGAATAATTTCAAGCTCAGTATATATGACAATACTCAAGGGCTAAACAAAGAAAAGAAGTTTGATGCCATAACATTATTCCATGTTTTAGAACATGTACATGACCTCAGTGGCACCATGGAACTCCTACTAAACAGGCTGAAGAAAAGAGGAACATTGTACTTGGCCGTACCCAATTATGACGCTTATGATTCAAAACAATTTAAAGAAGATTGGGCGTCCTTGGATGTACCTAGACACTTATATCACTTCACACAAGAAACCATGCAGTTCTTAGCTGATGAATTTAATCTGAGGATAATTGCCAGAGAACCCATGCCTTTTGACAGTTACTATGTCTCAATTTTATCCAACAGTATAAAATATAAAAGGAAAAATCTAATAAATTCATTCATAACAGGATATAAGTCAAATAAAAAGGCAAAAAAAAATAATAATAACTATTCAAGCATATTATTTATATTGAAGAAAAAATGA
- a CDS encoding Ig-like domain-containing domain, translating into MNSRLYKILLAIIAIVFCYACAKQSSPMGGPKDEEPPKLLTSNPPDQTLNTKPENITLEFDEYIKADNPTRNIIITPSLEKDKMEILAVKNTLRIKLNQELEDSTTYVFNFQKSIQDISESNPAMNLKLVFSTGDMIDSLKFSGTVDYVFPQKSTEIKDVLVGLYRIEDDTMDVFSDPPYYISQADSAGKFEITNIKAGKYRAYAFHDDNNTSKAEFKNEKYGFIADTLTIMENITGAHFKLFRGDLSEFKINRSTAIGSNFDIVLSKEPSSLHVEHPDFGTKLFYRLDEKQVRLYHTELRNDSTQIKLVSTDSVGFKIDTTLYASFMESDRKAQNLEATLGKKKEFLQSIKTEITFNKPILEVIYDSLYVQYDSASFIKIKPEFLSFKDSSRRTELLFDIPVPDTLNSNNYNFIAADSSFLDIEKEHNTKALKTSFKRLIQDDLADEVSGEILTEELPIIVQLISNDGIIVQEEYLTNSKSYNFKKVKAGEYEIRAIIDRNKNRQWDPGNYFEKRQPEPVYYYFDEENNTRKILLRGRWTRQDLNIKSSPQSGLNQSTKPIIDSINNLTQPKETM; encoded by the coding sequence ATGAATAGCAGATTATACAAAATATTATTAGCTATCATTGCGATAGTCTTTTGCTATGCTTGTGCAAAGCAAAGTTCACCAATGGGTGGTCCCAAAGATGAAGAACCACCAAAATTACTTACATCCAATCCACCAGATCAAACCTTAAATACCAAGCCCGAAAATATCACTTTGGAGTTTGATGAGTATATCAAAGCAGATAACCCAACCAGAAATATCATTATCACTCCAAGTCTGGAAAAGGATAAAATGGAGATTTTAGCAGTTAAAAATACTCTGAGAATTAAACTCAACCAGGAATTAGAAGACAGCACCACCTACGTATTCAACTTTCAAAAGAGTATACAGGACATTTCGGAGAGCAATCCAGCCATGAACTTAAAACTCGTATTTTCAACTGGTGACATGATCGATAGCCTTAAATTTTCAGGAACAGTAGACTATGTATTTCCGCAAAAATCAACAGAGATAAAAGATGTCCTAGTAGGACTCTACAGAATAGAAGATGATACCATGGATGTCTTTTCTGACCCACCTTACTATATCAGCCAAGCAGATTCAGCGGGAAAATTTGAAATCACCAATATCAAAGCAGGAAAATACAGGGCTTATGCCTTTCACGATGACAACAACACTTCCAAAGCCGAATTCAAAAATGAAAAATATGGTTTCATAGCTGATACGCTTACCATCATGGAAAATATTACTGGTGCTCATTTTAAACTATTCAGGGGCGATCTTTCCGAATTCAAAATCAATAGATCCACAGCCATAGGTAGCAATTTTGATATTGTACTAAGCAAGGAACCTTCCAGCTTACACGTGGAACATCCTGATTTTGGGACCAAACTGTTTTATCGATTAGATGAAAAACAAGTAAGGCTCTACCATACTGAACTAAGAAACGATAGTACGCAAATCAAACTTGTATCTACTGACTCCGTCGGCTTCAAAATCGATACCACTCTATATGCCTCATTCATGGAAAGCGATCGAAAAGCCCAAAACTTAGAAGCTACATTGGGTAAGAAAAAAGAATTTCTTCAATCCATAAAGACAGAAATTACTTTTAATAAACCCATTTTGGAGGTCATCTATGACTCATTATATGTTCAGTACGATTCGGCCTCATTTATTAAAATAAAACCGGAATTCCTAAGCTTCAAGGATAGTAGTAGAAGAACAGAACTGCTCTTTGATATACCTGTACCAGATACCTTGAATAGTAATAATTATAATTTCATCGCAGCAGATTCTTCCTTTCTGGATATAGAAAAAGAACATAATACCAAAGCGCTCAAAACTTCTTTCAAACGCTTAATACAGGATGATCTTGCAGATGAAGTAAGTGGTGAGATACTTACTGAAGAACTACCTATTATAGTCCAACTCATTTCTAATGATGGCATCATCGTGCAGGAAGAATACCTGACCAATTCAAAAAGCTATAACTTCAAAAAAGTAAAAGCAGGCGAATATGAAATAAGAGCGATAATAGACAGAAACAAAAATAGGCAATGGGACCCTGGCAACTATTTCGAAAAGCGGCAACCAGAACCTGTGTACTACTATTTTGATGAGGAAAACAATACCAGAAAGATCCTCCTAAGGGGAAGATGGACCAGACAAGATCTTAATATCAAAAGCAGTCCGCAATCTGGCCTTAATCAATCTACCAAGCCAATAATCGACTCAATAAATAACCTAACACAGCCCAAAGAAACCATGTAG
- a CDS encoding alpha/beta hydrolase, protein MKRIFLLLIVLFGVNNLTFSKTDTIKVHSKTMDKTISNLIITPEDYKTSESYPTLYLLHGAGGDFTSWSGIADLQLYADRYDMIIVCPDGGRTSWYFDSPIDPQMQYESYVSTELVGWVDDHYATKQQREFRAITGLSMGGHGGLYLGFRHQDIFGNAGSTSGGVDIRPFPRNWDISKRLGTYAENPAIWEKNTVINLVHLLDGKSLNIIIDCGTADFFYEANVRLHEKLEERNIPHDFISRPGAHNGEYWKNAIAYQMLFFNDKFKSVK, encoded by the coding sequence ATGAAAAGAATATTCCTATTGTTAATCGTTCTATTCGGCGTAAATAACCTCACTTTTTCCAAAACAGATACGATCAAAGTCCATAGCAAAACAATGGACAAAACAATTTCCAATCTGATCATTACACCAGAAGATTATAAGACTTCAGAAAGTTATCCAACCCTTTATTTATTGCATGGTGCCGGAGGGGATTTTACCTCTTGGTCAGGAATTGCGGATCTGCAACTATATGCAGACCGTTATGACATGATTATTGTTTGTCCAGATGGTGGAAGAACCAGCTGGTATTTTGACAGCCCCATTGACCCTCAAATGCAGTATGAATCGTATGTCAGTACTGAATTGGTCGGATGGGTAGATGATCATTATGCCACGAAGCAGCAGAGAGAATTTAGGGCCATTACTGGCTTGAGTATGGGAGGTCATGGAGGCTTGTATTTGGGATTTAGGCATCAGGATATTTTTGGAAATGCAGGAAGTACCAGCGGTGGCGTTGATATCAGGCCATTTCCCAGGAACTGGGATATCTCCAAAAGATTAGGAACTTATGCCGAAAATCCTGCTATCTGGGAAAAGAATACGGTTATTAATTTGGTACATCTCCTAGATGGAAAAAGTTTGAATATAATCATTGACTGTGGTACTGCTGACTTTTTCTATGAAGCCAATGTACGCTTGCATGAAAAGTTGGAAGAAAGAAATATTCCGCATGATTTTATCAGTAGACCTGGGGCCCATAATGGTGAATATTGGAAGAATGCAATAGCCTACCAAATGCTTTTCTTTAACGATAAATTCAAGTCCGTTAAATAA